A DNA window from Candidatus Protochlamydia naegleriophila contains the following coding sequences:
- a CDS encoding Bax inhibitor-1/YccA family protein encodes MRSSNPALLSNPFSGFGLVSDSNSMTIRGTVNKTAILLLMVLLPALWVWKAYFNAGQNPAVVQTWMMVGLIGGFILSLVTVFKKEWAPITAPLYALMEGLFLGGISGIFESAYPGIVMQAVSLTIATLLVMLVIYQTGLIKPTENFKLGVVAATGGIALVYFVAIILGFFGINVSFITGSGLFSILFSVFVVCIAALNFIIDFDFIEQGARANVPKYMEWYGAFALMVTLVWLYIEILRLLSKLSDRR; translated from the coding sequence ATGAGATCCTCTAATCCGGCTCTTTTATCCAATCCCTTTTCTGGTTTTGGATTAGTCTCAGACTCAAATTCGATGACAATTCGCGGAACTGTCAATAAAACAGCCATTTTACTTTTAATGGTTCTTCTCCCGGCCCTTTGGGTATGGAAAGCGTACTTTAACGCCGGTCAGAACCCGGCTGTCGTTCAAACCTGGATGATGGTGGGTTTAATTGGTGGATTCATTTTATCTCTCGTCACCGTCTTTAAAAAAGAGTGGGCTCCTATCACGGCTCCTCTTTATGCGTTGATGGAAGGATTATTTTTGGGTGGCATTTCAGGCATCTTTGAAAGCGCTTATCCGGGCATCGTCATGCAAGCAGTCAGCTTGACCATTGCGACTTTGCTTGTGATGCTCGTGATATATCAAACGGGCTTGATCAAGCCAACAGAGAACTTTAAGCTAGGCGTGGTTGCAGCTACAGGGGGCATTGCACTCGTTTATTTTGTTGCCATTATCCTAGGATTTTTCGGTATCAATGTCTCTTTCATTACAGGAAGCGGCTTATTTAGCATTTTATTCAGCGTGTTCGTCGTTTGTATTGCAGCCTTAAATTTTATCATCGACTTTGACTTTATCGAACAAGGTGCCCGTGCAAATGTTCCAAAATATATGGAATGGTATGGTGCCTTTGCTCT
- the secA gene encoding preprotein translocase subunit SecA, whose product MFGFLKKIFGSAHDRLLNRYRKIVVDVNRWDEKFKSLSDEQLKGKTEEFRQRLQKGETLDQILPEAYAVVKNVCRRLSGTEVHVSGYNQRWDMVPYDVQILGGIAMHSGAISEMHTGEGKTLTAVMPLYLNALTGKPVHLITVNDYLAQRDCEWVGTVLRWLGLTTGALTNSVPIEGRKQIYACDVVYGTASEFGFDYLRDNSMAMSKDEQVQRGYYFAIIDEVDSILIDEARTPLIISGPVPDSRQMYDELKEGVAELVRRQRDLCSRLATDARKVFDQLALADENAKKDKKQEEAEQEAYRKLWLVGKGTPQNKILKRLKENPDVRAAIDKWDLYYHAEQNKEERIQTLAELYMIVDEKGNEYELTDKGIGAWQTYTGGIGSAEDFIMMDISDEYIRIDEDASLDAEAKMARKMQIKEEDAKRKERAHNLRQLLRAHLLMEKDVDYIIYDNKIVIIDENTGRPQPGRRFSDGLHQAIEAKEGVEIQKETQTYATITLQNFFRMYEKLSGMTGTATTEANEFKEIYKLDVLEIPTHRPNKRQDFNDEIYMTEREKYNAMLKEVREIHEKGRPILIGTESVEVSEKLSRIFKQNGLEHTVLNAKQNEREAEIVAQAGKRGSITIATNMAGRGTDIKLEAGVAEVGGLYVMGTTRHQSRRIDRQLRGRCARQGDPGNSKFYISFEDALLRLFASPRITGVLQKFRPPEGEPISARMLNKSIETAQKRVEQRNYTMRKHTLEYDDVMNKQRQEIYAFRNEIIGVEDIEPVAIEVIESVCALGADKFFQSRSDEGGWDPEGYRQWLLHLFPVTFDENAFDQEHMEIEEIEALAAEKVVEAFKEKLARENAKVPAQLIADGEPARPAHSAVRNLMIRKTDQMWQEHLLRMDHLRSDVTLRAVGQRDPLMEFKHEAFALFDELSRTLRTEVARSMFRFEIIAPQQTLQQLLQAGLRMETNRSLFADLQNIQPMAPEADEMDESSEEEEQSPEAQKAEPIVVGQRTGRNDLCPCGSGKKYKKCCHQSEMA is encoded by the coding sequence ATGTTTGGATTCCTCAAGAAAATCTTCGGCAGTGCTCATGACCGCCTATTGAATAGATATCGAAAAATCGTCGTCGATGTTAATCGGTGGGACGAAAAGTTTAAGTCTTTGAGTGACGAGCAACTGAAAGGCAAAACGGAAGAGTTTCGTCAGCGTTTGCAAAAAGGGGAGACTCTTGATCAAATCCTACCAGAGGCTTATGCCGTTGTCAAAAATGTGTGTCGGCGATTAAGCGGAACAGAAGTACACGTGTCTGGCTATAATCAACGTTGGGACATGGTTCCGTACGATGTGCAGATTCTTGGCGGTATCGCCATGCATAGCGGTGCGATTTCCGAGATGCATACTGGGGAAGGAAAAACGTTGACAGCGGTCATGCCGCTCTATCTCAATGCCTTAACTGGTAAGCCCGTTCATCTCATTACTGTTAACGATTATTTGGCGCAACGCGACTGCGAATGGGTTGGAACGGTTCTCCGTTGGCTTGGCCTGACAACGGGTGCTTTGACTAATAGCGTTCCGATCGAAGGCCGCAAGCAGATTTATGCTTGTGATGTAGTGTATGGAACGGCCTCAGAATTTGGGTTTGACTATTTGCGCGATAATTCGATGGCTATGTCGAAGGATGAGCAAGTTCAGCGCGGTTATTATTTTGCGATTATCGACGAAGTCGATTCTATCTTGATCGACGAAGCTCGTACGCCTTTGATCATTTCAGGTCCAGTTCCCGATAGCCGCCAAATGTATGATGAGCTGAAAGAAGGGGTGGCTGAACTGGTACGGCGTCAACGCGATCTTTGCAGCCGTTTGGCAACCGATGCGCGTAAAGTTTTCGATCAACTGGCCCTTGCTGATGAGAATGCTAAAAAAGACAAGAAGCAAGAAGAGGCTGAGCAAGAGGCTTACCGCAAATTGTGGCTGGTTGGAAAGGGTACACCGCAAAACAAGATTCTCAAGCGTTTAAAAGAAAATCCCGATGTCCGCGCAGCGATTGATAAATGGGACCTTTACTACCACGCCGAACAAAACAAGGAGGAGCGCATCCAAACCTTGGCCGAGCTCTACATGATCGTTGACGAAAAGGGCAATGAATACGAGCTGACGGATAAGGGCATTGGTGCATGGCAGACCTATACTGGCGGCATTGGCAGTGCAGAAGACTTCATCATGATGGATATCAGCGATGAATACATTCGCATCGACGAAGACGCAAGTTTAGACGCTGAAGCCAAAATGGCGCGCAAGATGCAGATTAAAGAAGAAGATGCCAAGCGTAAAGAACGTGCGCATAACTTGCGTCAGCTGCTCCGTGCGCACTTGCTCATGGAAAAAGATGTCGACTACATCATTTACGACAATAAAATTGTCATCATCGACGAAAATACGGGACGTCCTCAGCCAGGAAGACGCTTCTCAGATGGTTTGCACCAGGCGATTGAAGCGAAAGAAGGCGTAGAGATTCAAAAAGAGACCCAAACGTATGCGACGATTACACTGCAAAACTTCTTCCGCATGTATGAAAAGCTATCCGGTATGACAGGTACGGCGACGACCGAGGCGAACGAGTTTAAAGAAATTTACAAGCTCGACGTTCTCGAAATCCCGACTCACCGTCCCAATAAGCGTCAGGACTTCAATGACGAAATTTACATGACGGAAAGAGAAAAGTATAACGCCATGCTCAAAGAAGTTCGTGAGATTCACGAAAAAGGGCGTCCGATCCTCATCGGAACAGAGTCAGTGGAGGTTTCCGAAAAGCTATCGCGCATTTTCAAGCAAAACGGCCTTGAGCATACTGTCTTGAATGCGAAGCAGAACGAGCGCGAAGCGGAGATTGTGGCTCAAGCTGGTAAGCGCGGATCCATCACCATTGCCACCAACATGGCTGGCCGTGGAACAGACATCAAGCTGGAAGCGGGTGTTGCTGAAGTTGGCGGTCTGTACGTGATGGGAACAACGCGTCACCAATCTCGCCGTATCGATCGTCAGCTAAGAGGGCGTTGTGCGCGTCAAGGAGATCCCGGTAATTCCAAATTTTACATCTCGTTTGAAGATGCCTTGCTCCGCTTATTTGCCTCTCCTCGCATCACAGGCGTCTTGCAAAAGTTTCGTCCGCCAGAAGGGGAGCCCATTTCTGCCCGCATGCTCAATAAATCGATCGAAACAGCGCAGAAGCGGGTCGAACAGCGCAACTATACCATGCGTAAGCATACCTTAGAGTATGACGACGTCATGAATAAGCAAAGGCAGGAAATCTATGCCTTCCGCAATGAAATCATTGGAGTGGAAGATATCGAACCTGTGGCCATCGAAGTGATTGAAAGTGTTTGCGCACTTGGCGCCGATAAATTCTTTCAGAGCAGGTCGGATGAAGGGGGATGGGATCCAGAAGGATACCGTCAGTGGCTTCTCCACCTTTTCCCTGTGACTTTTGATGAGAATGCGTTTGACCAAGAGCATATGGAGATCGAAGAGATTGAAGCATTGGCTGCTGAAAAAGTTGTCGAGGCTTTCAAAGAGAAATTGGCGCGCGAAAATGCAAAAGTGCCAGCGCAGCTGATTGCCGATGGTGAACCTGCTCGTCCGGCTCATAGCGCAGTACGCAACCTGATGATTCGCAAAACCGATCAAATGTGGCAGGAGCATCTCTTGCGCATGGATCACTTGCGCTCAGATGTGACTTTGCGTGCTGTTGGGCAGCGCGATCCTTTAATGGAATTTAAGCATGAGGCTTTTGCCTTGTTCGATGAATTGAGCCGCACACTTCGCACAGAAGTGGCTCGTTCGATGTTCCGTTTTGAGATCATTGCTCCACAGCAAACGCTTCAGCAACTGCTGCAAGCAGGGCTGCGCATGGAGACCAATCGTTCGTTGTTTGCAGATTTACAGAACATTCAGCCGATGGCTCCAGAAGCCGATGAAATGGATGAGTCTAGCGAAGAAGAAGAGCAGTCTCCGGAAGCGCAAAAGGCAGAGCCTATCGTGGTGGGGCAGCGCACGGGACGCAATGACTTGTGTCCTTGTGGAAGTGGCAAAAAATATAAGAAATGTTGTCACCAGTCTGAAATGGCATAA
- a CDS encoding aspartyl/asparaginyl beta-hydroxylase domain-containing protein: protein MLPFKYDEQTPFYPVDNFIDMHDVQVNFPIIQEELLKNKVWLHWGSDAYDQSGHCKFLSGDWTICPLYFGNYSGDGMEISANLTAAQKDELLASLPLRFPASTALFKHFPRINFAGLSRLHPQSELAPHRHNNPHSFIFHLGLIIPEGGLCGLKVGDQVHTWTKAGEAIVFNDNLEHSAWNHSDEERVILYIDFLRPLEMFKRLMY from the coding sequence ATGCTACCTTTCAAATACGATGAGCAAACTCCTTTTTATCCGGTCGATAATTTCATCGACATGCACGATGTCCAAGTCAACTTCCCCATCATTCAAGAAGAACTTCTCAAAAACAAGGTCTGGCTTCACTGGGGAAGTGATGCCTATGATCAAAGTGGCCACTGTAAATTTTTGAGTGGCGACTGGACGATTTGCCCTCTCTACTTCGGCAACTATTCGGGTGATGGGATGGAAATTAGCGCTAATTTAACCGCGGCTCAAAAAGACGAGCTATTAGCCTCTCTTCCTCTCCGTTTTCCAGCTTCCACAGCCCTTTTTAAACACTTTCCCCGCATCAACTTTGCAGGCCTTTCAAGACTCCATCCCCAAAGTGAACTGGCTCCTCATAGGCATAACAATCCCCATTCTTTCATTTTTCATTTGGGCCTCATTATTCCAGAAGGTGGGCTTTGCGGCTTAAAGGTTGGAGATCAGGTGCATACCTGGACTAAAGCCGGTGAAGCCATTGTCTTCAATGACAACCTAGAACACAGCGCTTGGAATCACTCAGACGAAGAGCGCGTCATCCTGTATATCGATTTTTTAAGGCCTTTAGAAATGTTTAAACGGCTGATGTACTGA
- a CDS encoding alpha-1,4-glucan--maltose-1-phosphate maltosyltransferase — protein MEEGRRRVVISNVSPQIEAGRFAIKRVIGEEVVVEADIFTDGHYKVAAYLYVRSDREAEWQEIVMEPKSNDRWLGRFITQAIGMSFYNIIAWIDYFETWQKDLEKKFKAASPIEIDLQIGLQMIQEALCCREEQQLREWLLAIEGARNQKQAILLATDPTLTQLMRNCYPNRQWETTLPHPLPLSVDPPKAGFSAWYELFPRSSGEQSGTFKDCEELLPGIAKMGFDVLYLSPIHPIGISKRKGKNNSSDALAGDLGSPWAIGSQVGGHKTIHPELGTEEELRHFVQAATYLGLDVALDIAFQCSLDHPYVKEHPNWFRWRPDQTIQYAENPPKKYEDIVPFFFETEAWQALWEELRSIFLHWIRLGIKIFRIDNPHTKPFPFWEWVIRTIKQDFPDVIFLAEAFTRPKVMYWLAKIGFSQSYTYFAWRHTKQELIEYLTELTSTDLKEYFRPNFWPNTPDILTEELQMGNKATFMVRFALAATLSSNYGIYGPAFELMIQDALPGTEEYRDSEKYERKRWNRNDPKSLASFIAQINQIRRENEALHMTANLQFLPVDNANILCYGKFCENPSNNLLIVVSLDAFNLQEGTLTIPLEELGIQPQEPYRVHELLSDRYAIWEGGSQPMILHPKDMPVKIFRIQRRLLREMDFEYFM, from the coding sequence ATGGAAGAGGGAAGGCGAAGAGTTGTGATCTCGAATGTGAGCCCGCAAATTGAGGCTGGCCGTTTCGCCATTAAGCGCGTGATTGGTGAAGAGGTCGTGGTGGAGGCGGATATCTTTACGGATGGCCATTACAAAGTTGCGGCCTATTTGTATGTCCGCTCTGACAGAGAGGCGGAGTGGCAAGAAATTGTGATGGAGCCAAAAAGCAATGATCGTTGGTTAGGCCGTTTCATTACTCAGGCAATTGGAATGAGTTTTTATAACATCATTGCATGGATTGACTATTTTGAAACGTGGCAAAAAGACTTAGAAAAGAAATTTAAGGCAGCCTCTCCGATTGAGATCGACTTGCAGATCGGCTTGCAAATGATCCAGGAGGCGTTATGCTGCAGAGAAGAACAGCAATTGAGGGAGTGGTTGCTGGCAATTGAAGGGGCTAGAAATCAGAAGCAGGCCATTTTACTGGCAACTGATCCGACTCTTACACAGTTGATGCGCAACTGCTATCCTAATCGGCAGTGGGAAACGACGCTTCCACATCCTTTGCCTCTCTCTGTCGATCCTCCCAAAGCCGGTTTTAGTGCCTGGTACGAGTTATTTCCCCGTTCGAGCGGAGAGCAGTCGGGAACGTTTAAGGATTGCGAGGAGCTATTGCCAGGGATTGCCAAGATGGGTTTTGATGTCCTCTATCTTTCACCCATTCATCCGATTGGGATCTCAAAACGGAAAGGAAAAAATAATAGCTCCGATGCCTTGGCTGGCGATCTTGGGAGTCCTTGGGCGATTGGATCTCAAGTAGGAGGACATAAGACCATTCATCCAGAACTTGGGACAGAAGAAGAGTTGCGCCATTTTGTGCAGGCGGCAACCTATTTGGGCTTGGATGTTGCTTTAGATATTGCTTTTCAATGTTCCTTGGACCATCCCTATGTAAAAGAGCATCCAAATTGGTTTCGTTGGCGTCCCGACCAAACGATTCAATACGCAGAAAATCCTCCTAAGAAATATGAGGATATTGTTCCTTTCTTTTTTGAGACAGAGGCTTGGCAAGCTTTGTGGGAGGAGTTGAGAAGCATTTTTTTGCACTGGATTCGATTAGGCATCAAAATTTTTCGCATTGACAATCCTCATACGAAGCCATTTCCTTTTTGGGAGTGGGTCATTCGAACAATCAAGCAGGACTTTCCAGATGTTATTTTCTTGGCAGAGGCCTTTACGAGGCCCAAGGTGATGTATTGGCTAGCCAAAATAGGATTTAGTCAGTCCTACACCTATTTTGCTTGGCGCCACACCAAGCAAGAATTGATTGAATATTTAACAGAACTAACCTCAACTGATCTCAAAGAGTATTTTCGACCCAATTTTTGGCCGAATACGCCAGATATTTTGACAGAAGAGCTTCAAATGGGTAACAAAGCGACTTTTATGGTCCGTTTTGCCTTGGCTGCGACCCTTTCTTCCAACTATGGCATTTACGGCCCAGCTTTTGAACTCATGATTCAAGACGCATTGCCTGGAACGGAGGAGTATCGCGATTCTGAAAAGTATGAACGAAAACGCTGGAATCGAAACGATCCCAAAAGCCTAGCCAGTTTCATTGCTCAAATCAACCAAATTCGGCGCGAAAATGAAGCCCTTCACATGACGGCTAATTTGCAGTTTCTTCCAGTAGACAATGCTAATATTCTCTGCTATGGCAAATTTTGCGAGAATCCCTCAAATAATCTACTGATTGTCGTGAGCTTAGATGCCTTTAATCTGCAAGAGGGTACATTGACGATTCCGTTGGAGGAGCTTGGCATACAGCCGCAGGAGCCTTACCGGGTACATGAGCTCTTGAGTGATCGTTATGCAATTTGGGAAGGGGGAAGTCAGCCAATGATTCTTCATCCAAAGGACATGCCTGTGAAGATCTTTCGCATTCAACGACGGTTGCTCAGAGAAATGGATTTTGAATATTTTATGTAG
- the treS gene encoding maltose alpha-D-glucosyltransferase has translation MEGKGKDPLWFKQAVIYQLHVKSFYDLNDDGIGDFPGLEAKLTYLESLGVTAIWLLPFYSSPLKDDGYDISDYYTIHSSYGKLNDFRRFLNEAHKRGMRIITELVINHTSDQHPWFQRARRAAPGSAWRNFYVWSDTPSKYEDARIIFQDFESSNWSWDPLAKAYYWHRFYSHQPDLNFENPLVQKEVLRALDFWFKMGVDGLRLDAVPYLFESDGTNCENLPKTHAFIKKLRLHVEDKFQDRVLIAEANQWPEEAVAYFGSGDECHMAFHFPVMPRLFMAIQMEDRFPIIDILEQTPVLPPTCQWIMFLRNHDELTLEMVSDEERDYMYRIYAKDPKARINLGIRRRLAPLLDNDRFKIQLMNILLFSLPGTPVIYYGDEIGMGDNYYLGDRNGVRTPMQWSSDRNAGFSKANPQRLFLPLIIDPAYHYEVVNVENQERNPSSLLWWIRRVLLVRQNHKAFGFGSLEFITSDNSKVLAFIRSYQDEIILIVTNLSRFAQAAELDMSKYVGYLPVEVFHQSKFPKIKDKGYHVTLSPYAFFWLSLTPSQTVAHLANEQQIPKLSMSKSWDHILKPPYKSKLEQKILPSFFRNARWFDRKTATIQRIDVILDADLGDGKLCFAEVKYIEVGDVDTYLIILAFASKSEAESILMDRPHSVIANLQVGDQEGILYDGIYSEQVRAALFGIIVNKRTIKLDSQFLHGYPGGVLNKKVYRGKKAVSSQIVAGEQTNTSFVFGNQFFLKLYRKLEEGINSDIEMEKFLSEKTTFTHIPLFRGAIEWQRLDKQPTAIAMLQTFVPHETSGWTFTLDALRNYFERVLAGKDLELKAVADSPSQSEELIGGNYLEAARLLGQCTAEMHLALSSRTDDPAFRPESFSTLYQRSIYQAMRSHVSKALQFLRRSLPSISEKSLSLAEAVLNSEPELIRSFQGLTRVRLPIVRTRIHGDYHLGQILYQGKGFCITDFEGEPLQALGARRIKRSPLRDVAGMLRSFHYAAYKTLLREELIRPELILKFEPWADFWYQQVSAVFLKAYMELVKTASVPILSTDSKENIYLLKIFMLDKAVYELLYELNTRPDWIDLPCKGILAHLSEEKML, from the coding sequence ATGGAAGGAAAAGGGAAAGACCCTTTATGGTTTAAACAAGCCGTCATTTATCAGTTGCATGTCAAGAGCTTCTATGACCTCAATGACGATGGTATAGGAGATTTTCCGGGGCTTGAGGCTAAACTCACTTATTTAGAATCGCTTGGAGTCACTGCAATCTGGTTGCTGCCTTTCTATTCCTCGCCCTTAAAAGATGATGGCTACGATATTTCTGATTACTACACGATTCATTCCTCTTATGGCAAACTCAATGACTTTCGACGTTTTTTGAATGAAGCTCATAAAAGAGGGATGCGCATCATCACCGAGCTTGTTATTAATCACACTTCTGATCAGCATCCCTGGTTTCAAAGAGCTCGTAGAGCTGCTCCTGGATCAGCCTGGCGCAACTTTTACGTGTGGAGTGATACGCCTAGTAAATATGAGGACGCTCGGATCATCTTTCAGGATTTCGAGTCTTCAAATTGGTCTTGGGATCCGCTTGCAAAGGCTTATTATTGGCACCGCTTTTATTCCCATCAGCCCGATCTCAATTTTGAAAATCCGCTTGTTCAGAAAGAGGTTTTACGAGCCCTGGATTTTTGGTTTAAAATGGGAGTCGATGGATTGCGTTTGGACGCGGTCCCTTACTTGTTTGAAAGCGACGGAACCAATTGTGAAAATCTACCAAAGACGCACGCGTTTATTAAGAAGCTTCGGCTCCATGTAGAAGATAAATTTCAAGATCGAGTCTTGATTGCCGAAGCCAATCAGTGGCCGGAAGAGGCTGTGGCTTATTTTGGCAGCGGAGATGAATGTCATATGGCCTTCCATTTTCCTGTCATGCCTCGTCTTTTCATGGCGATTCAAATGGAAGACCGCTTTCCCATCATAGATATCCTCGAACAGACGCCTGTTTTGCCTCCTACGTGCCAATGGATCATGTTTTTGCGCAACCACGATGAGCTTACACTTGAGATGGTATCCGATGAGGAGCGCGATTATATGTACCGCATTTATGCCAAAGATCCCAAGGCTCGCATTAATCTTGGCATTCGACGCAGGTTAGCTCCTTTACTAGACAATGACCGCTTCAAGATTCAGTTGATGAACATTCTTTTGTTTTCTCTTCCTGGAACACCAGTCATTTATTATGGTGATGAGATTGGAATGGGGGATAATTATTACTTGGGCGATCGCAATGGCGTGCGTACGCCTATGCAATGGAGCTCAGACCGCAATGCAGGTTTTTCAAAAGCCAATCCGCAACGCCTTTTTTTGCCACTCATTATTGATCCAGCCTACCATTACGAAGTGGTCAATGTAGAAAATCAAGAGCGCAACCCTTCCTCGCTTTTATGGTGGATTCGGCGTGTCCTGTTGGTGCGTCAAAATCATAAAGCTTTTGGATTTGGATCGCTTGAATTTATAACCTCCGACAATTCTAAAGTATTAGCCTTTATACGTAGCTATCAGGATGAAATTATATTAATAGTCACCAATCTTTCTCGTTTTGCGCAAGCGGCTGAATTGGATATGAGCAAGTATGTTGGTTATCTTCCTGTTGAAGTCTTCCATCAAAGCAAATTCCCTAAGATCAAAGACAAAGGGTATCATGTCACTTTGAGTCCCTATGCCTTTTTTTGGCTTTCTCTTACGCCTAGCCAGACTGTTGCTCATCTTGCGAATGAGCAGCAAATTCCAAAGTTGTCCATGAGCAAGAGTTGGGACCACATCTTAAAGCCTCCCTACAAATCCAAGCTGGAACAAAAAATCTTACCTTCCTTTTTCAGAAATGCGCGCTGGTTTGACCGCAAGACGGCTACGATTCAAAGGATCGATGTCATTTTGGATGCTGATTTAGGAGATGGAAAGCTTTGCTTCGCCGAAGTAAAATACATTGAAGTCGGTGATGTGGATACGTATTTGATTATTTTAGCTTTTGCTTCTAAGTCCGAAGCAGAGAGCATCTTGATGGATCGACCACACAGCGTCATCGCCAATTTGCAAGTAGGTGATCAAGAGGGGATTTTATATGACGGCATTTACAGCGAACAGGTGAGAGCTGCCTTATTTGGGATCATTGTCAATAAAAGGACAATCAAGCTCGATTCTCAATTTTTGCATGGCTATCCAGGAGGCGTTTTAAATAAGAAGGTGTATAGAGGCAAAAAGGCCGTGAGTTCGCAGATAGTTGCAGGGGAGCAAACGAATACCTCGTTTGTTTTTGGTAATCAATTCTTTTTGAAGCTTTATCGAAAGCTCGAAGAAGGGATTAATTCAGATATTGAAATGGAAAAATTTTTGTCTGAAAAAACAACGTTTACCCATATTCCTTTATTTAGGGGGGCCATCGAGTGGCAGAGATTAGACAAACAGCCAACAGCCATCGCTATGTTGCAAACATTTGTGCCCCATGAAACCTCTGGATGGACATTTACCTTAGATGCTTTGAGAAATTATTTTGAGAGGGTGTTAGCCGGCAAGGATCTGGAATTGAAGGCCGTTGCCGATTCCCCTTCACAAAGTGAAGAATTAATTGGAGGCAACTATTTAGAAGCGGCTCGCTTGCTTGGCCAATGCACGGCTGAAATGCACCTTGCTTTGAGTTCTCGTACAGATGATCCGGCTTTCCGGCCAGAATCTTTTTCTACACTTTATCAACGCTCGATTTATCAAGCCATGCGCAGCCATGTCAGTAAAGCGCTTCAGTTTTTAAGACGATCGCTCCCTAGTATTTCGGAAAAAAGCCTTTCTTTGGCAGAAGCTGTATTAAACAGCGAGCCCGAGCTAATAAGATCCTTTCAAGGTTTGACTCGTGTGAGGCTTCCGATTGTGCGTACACGCATTCATGGAGATTACCACTTGGGGCAGATTTTGTATCAGGGCAAAGGATTTTGCATTACCGATTTTGAAGGCGAGCCTTTACAGGCATTGGGGGCCAGGCGCATTAAACGCTCTCCTTTAAGAGACGTGGCTGGCATGTTGCGCTCCTTCCACTACGCTGCATATAAAACGTTGTTGAGAGAAGAGTTGATTCGTCCCGAACTCATTTTAAAATTCGAACCATGGGCCGACTTTTGGTATCAACAAGTGAGCGCTGTTTTTTTGAAGGCTTACATGGAACTTGTTAAAACAGCATCTGTACCCATTTTGAGTACTGATTCTAAAGAAAATATTTACTTGTTAAAAATATTCATGCTGGATAAAGCTGTTTACGAGTTGCTTTATGAACTCAATACAAGGCCTGATTGGATTGACCTTCCCTGCAAAGGCATCTTAGCGCACTTATCGGAAGAGAAAATGCTTTAA
- a CDS encoding SLC13 family permease: protein MASLIVFLICYIGFIISPRHKTAVALTGVLALLLVQEIDVMTALHEVHWNVMGLFVGTLILAELFMYSRVPAVLAEWLVDRSKTVRLALINIFVLTSIISMFVENVAVVLLIAPVALALCEKLKISPVLPLILLAMFSNLQGTATLIGDPPSMILGSYMKMTFGDFFVYLGKPSIFFVVQAGAFFALLFAFYLFRHHNQKIKLISVEDVKSWIPSLLLVILIVVLAAGSSLDPESTWLAGSVAMVLGIAGLIWHRFGPRWELTRTILRTLDWQTTFFLMALFILVGAIRLAGWMDSLAVWIVNHVPANLLVIYLFLLIISLAVSAFVDNVPYLIAMIPVVQQVADSTHFSLPLLVFGLLIGTCLGGNITPIGASANIVAVSFLEKNGHTITFPSYMRYGLLVTAFAVIPAAIVLWMIWA from the coding sequence ATGGCTTCGCTTATCGTTTTTTTGATTTGCTATATCGGATTTATTATTTCGCCTCGCCATAAAACAGCTGTTGCTTTGACAGGCGTTTTAGCACTGCTTCTGGTTCAGGAAATAGATGTGATGACAGCCTTGCATGAGGTGCATTGGAATGTCATGGGACTCTTTGTGGGAACGCTCATATTAGCCGAATTATTTATGTATTCGCGCGTCCCGGCAGTTTTAGCTGAATGGTTGGTGGATCGCTCTAAAACGGTTCGTTTAGCCCTGATTAATATCTTTGTACTGACGAGCATCATTTCTATGTTTGTTGAGAATGTGGCTGTCGTTCTATTGATTGCACCAGTTGCCTTGGCTCTTTGCGAAAAGCTAAAAATTTCACCGGTTCTGCCCTTAATTTTGCTTGCCATGTTTTCGAATCTTCAAGGGACGGCAACATTGATTGGAGACCCTCCTAGCATGATTTTGGGGTCTTATATGAAGATGACTTTCGGCGATTTTTTTGTGTATTTAGGCAAACCGAGTATCTTTTTTGTGGTCCAGGCAGGAGCCTTTTTTGCTTTACTGTTCGCGTTCTATTTATTTAGGCACCATAATCAAAAGATTAAGCTGATCAGCGTGGAAGATGTCAAGTCTTGGATTCCAAGTCTTTTACTTGTCATTCTGATCGTTGTCTTGGCAGCCGGATCTTCGCTCGATCCAGAGTCTACATGGTTGGCCGGTTCGGTCGCCATGGTGCTTGGCATCGCCGGCCTTATTTGGCATCGCTTTGGGCCTCGGTGGGAGTTGACGCGCACCATTTTGCGCACGTTAGACTGGCAGACAACATTTTTCTTAATGGCATTGTTCATCCTGGTAGGGGCCATTCGTTTGGCTGGCTGGATGGATTCATTGGCAGTCTGGATTGTCAATCATGTTCCGGCAAATTTATTGGTCATTTATCTGTTTTTGCTTATCATTTCCCTCGCTGTGTCCGCTTTTGTCGACAACGTGCCTTATTTGATTGCCATGATTCCAGTCGTTCAGCAGGTTGCCGATTCCACCCATTTTTCGCTTCCTTTACTCGTCTTCGGCCTTCTCATTGGAACATGCCTTGGCGGCAACATTACCCCGATCGGTGCCTCGGCTAATATTGTTGCTGTGAGTTTTTTAGAGAAGAATGGACACACCATTACTTTTCCTTCGTATATGCGCTATGGCCTTTTGGTTACGGCCTTTGCTGTCATACCGGCTGCGATTGTGCTTTGGATGATTTGGGCTTAA